A stretch of DNA from Phycisphaerales bacterium:
ACGATGCTGATCGCGCCGGCGCTGGTCGCATCGGCGATGGCCTTGGCGACCTGCTGGGTGCCCTGAGAGAAGGGGCGGAACTCAAAGACGCCCATGGGGCCGTTCCAGACGATGGTCTTCGCCTTGCGGAGGAGCAGGGCGTACTTGGTCTGGGTCTTGGGGCCGATGTCCAGTCCCATGAAGCCGTCTTTGATCTCTTCATCGAAGACCTCGATGTCGCCTGCGTTCTCGCTGAACTCGGTGGAGCACGTGTGGTCGACCGGGAGGTGGAGCTCGGCCTTGAGGCGGGCCGCGAGGTCGATGGTCTTCTTGGCGTCGGCGATGCGGTTGGTCTCGACGCGGGACTTGCCGACCTTCTTGCCCATGGCGGCGAGGAAGGTGTAGGCCATGGCGCCGCCGACGACGATGGCGGAGGCCTTGGGCAGCAGGTGGTCGATGGCGCCCATCTTGTCGGAGACCTTGGCCCCGCCAAGGACGACCACGAAGGGCTTGGCGGGGTTGGCCAGCGAGTCGGAGAGGAACTTGAGCTCCTTCTCCAGGAGGAAGCCGGCGACGCGGGGCTTGCCCTTCATGGCGTTGGGCACGGCGACCATGGAGGCGTCGGGGCGGTGGGCGGTGCCGAAAGCGTCGTTGCAGTAGACGTCGCCGTAGGCCGCGAGCTTGGCGGCGAACGCAGCGTCGCCCTTCTTCTCGCCCTTGTGGAAGCGGAGGTTCTCGAGGAGGAGAACGTCGCCGTTCTTCATGGCGGCGACGGCGCCCGCGGCGGCGGCATCGGTGCAGTCCTGAGAGGGGAAGGCAACCGGCTTGCCGAGGAGCTCGGAGAGCTTCTTCGCGGCGAGGGCGAGGGAGAACTCGGCCTCGTAGCCCTGGCCCTCCGGGCGGCCCATGTGCGACATGAGGATGGCCTTCCCGCCGCGGTCAGTAATGGACTTGATAGTGGGCAGGGCCTCGCGGATGCGGCGGTCGTCGGTGATCTGGCCGTCCTCGACGGGGACGTTGAAGTCAACGCGGGTCAGGACGCGCTTGCCGGAGACATCGACGGACTGAATGGTCTGCTTGGGCACGGGCTCACTCCTTCGGCCCACGCAACCCGCGCAGTTCGCGGCTCGCATGGGGGAGTGAGGATAGGTCGCGAGCAGCCCAGGTGGGTCATGAAAAAACCCGGGCATGGGCCCGGGTTCGGTGTTTCAAGCGCGATGTGGCGAGCGGTGCTTAGCGGCCGCCCTCTTCCACGATGCGGCTGATCTTCGCGCGGATGTTCGCGCCCCCCTCGGTGTCGAGCTGATCCTTCAGCTTGCGGAGGTGCGTGGCGAGCGAGGCGTCGATGAGCTGGTCGCCGATCTGGAACTTGACGCCGCCGATCATGTTCGCGTCGGTGTAGGGGTGGAGGACAACTTCCTTGCCCATGACCTGACCGAGGCGGTCCTTCATCGTGCGGAGCAGGTCGGCACCGACGGGCTCGACGGTGTACACGTCGACCTCGACGCGCCCGAACTTCTCCTGCGATTCCTGGTCGAAGGCCGC
This window harbors:
- the atpH gene encoding ATP synthase F1 subunit delta; amino-acid sequence: MPLIDSPPDATARVYARSLFDMANKHGGQAEIESTVAELEDILELARQDQKFSEFLSSPAIASTDRERALEKIFKGRVSDLTYKFLQVLNEKGRIGQLPSIAAAFDQESQEKFGRVEVDVYTVEPVGADLLRTMKDRLGQVMGKEVVLHPYTDANMIGGVKFQIGDQLIDASLATHLRKLKDQLDTEGGANIRAKISRIVEEGGR
- a CDS encoding phosphoglycerate kinase — translated: MPKQTIQSVDVSGKRVLTRVDFNVPVEDGQITDDRRIREALPTIKSITDRGGKAILMSHMGRPEGQGYEAEFSLALAAKKLSELLGKPVAFPSQDCTDAAAAGAVAAMKNGDVLLLENLRFHKGEKKGDAAFAAKLAAYGDVYCNDAFGTAHRPDASMVAVPNAMKGKPRVAGFLLEKELKFLSDSLANPAKPFVVVLGGAKVSDKMGAIDHLLPKASAIVVGGAMAYTFLAAMGKKVGKSRVETNRIADAKKTIDLAARLKAELHLPVDHTCSTEFSENAGDIEVFDEEIKDGFMGLDIGPKTQTKYALLLRKAKTIVWNGPMGVFEFRPFSQGTQQVAKAIADATSAGAISIVGGGDSAAAVEKFNLASKMTHVSTGGGASLEMLEGKKFESVELLD